The window AGAGGTCTTTCTTGACCACCCTGTGTCAAACCAAACTCCTGTAGCCCTCTGTTTTTTCCCTCCTAGCATTTATCACCCCCTGACATTTGTTCATCTGTTATTCACTAGAATTACAAACTCCATAAGGGCAGGCACTGTTTGTTCCTtactgtattcccagtgcctagaagagtggCCCATTGATTGGATAATTcagataaatcaaaataaatactgCCCCTTGGCATTTCTTCACTGcattgtttttattgatttctacactactctctttcctgcctttctgtaaatgtcttttaaattccCTGAGAGGATCCTAATAGGTCGTTCCATTACCATTCAGTATGAAGCGGCCCTGTTGGGCAAGCTCTCAAGCCAAGTCACCTTATAGGCTTCTGGCCTTAATTTATTACTGAATCCTCTGATCCTAATCTTCCCTAGTAGATGCCACTTTTGCCTGAATGCTTCCATCACTAGCTTCGCTGATGCCACAAGTGTGggtcttttttgcagaaatggattTTAGTTGATTTGGAACTTTTAGAAATTTACTCAAAATTGTAGTGAGGATGAAggcaacagaaaatattttctgatggaAGCACCCAGCCATCTGCCACTGTGGATACTGTAGAGCGAAGAAACACCCAGTGCCATTTGACATCTGGCAAATGAGGTTCTTCGGCCTGCATGTCCGCAGGTAGGTGCAATGCTGTTCCCAGTTCAGGGAACCTTGCTTGCATCATTTCTCGTTTCCTCCCTGTGCACACAAGAGGGCAGTCTTTCATCATACTTGATGAATTATACCAGCAGTGGGTAGAGGAGCACTTCAACAAATTAAATGGGAAGTTAGATCAGTCTGCAAAAATTGTTGACCAAAGTTAATAAAACTCTAAGCTTACAATTTTATCCCAAAAGTCGTGGAACCAAAACACATCCTTAAAAGTTGTCAGTGTAGCAATGATACAGAAAAAATCCTTTCCAGATGGTTATATAGGTAGAATATAGTACTGTTTGTGGAAGGCTGATTTTAAGTATTGGGGGTACTGTTTCCTTTCTTGAATTCACTCACTGTAACAGATATAGTATACAGatatgtaggtttatttctgcAGACATTAAATTAGAAGATTGAGGTAAAGAAGAGACCTTTATTAGGCTTGTCATTTCAAGGTATGTGTGTGTACTGTATACAAACAACAAAAGTTGAAGGAAGAGAACCACTCATATCAGGCATATTAGTCACTGTGTAGCCATTACAACAAATACATACCATAAACAAGCATAGACTACTAACTACTAAACAAGTCCCTTAGGTCAGATTCAGTCATTTCTTTCTCTGGGCAAGTCCCTTCTTCCATAAACCACAGAGGTaattaacagaaaaatagagCATTGAAGAGTTGGATGCTGTCCAGCCAGATTTAGCTCTAAAAATTTATCCTTAAAAAGAGGAATTAAATTGCGTACAGGACCTTAAGTCCTAAGTGGCCTCTTGAGCCTAAGCAGATTTTGCCACAATAACAACCATAACAATCAATTACGTCAAATAAAACTATCCAAAAATGTATGATTATAGCCTATTCTCTCAATTCATTCCTTGtggaaaaagaacacaaatctTAAAAACTAAAGCAAGTCAAGGAGGCCTGAAGAAGAAACATAGATCTGgctacattttagaaagaaatcaagccctgtgaattttattttctggctTTGATCTGGTCATCAGTTGGGATGGACTTGCCCAAGTGATGGCCCACAGAAAGGCCAAATTTCGagtttttctgcttctcctgcaCCTCCTTTTTCAATAAGAATCCTGCCTGGAAGTCTAGGTCAAAGAGGCTACTTGGAGAAAAATACAGTGGAGTCTCATTCCAAATATTCTCCAGGCGTTTCTTCCATCCTTCCAGGATCTGAATTCGGGTATCCTTGGGAAGGTACAGAACGCTATATGTCAGTTGAGGTTCTAAGACTTGGAAGCCACAGAAATGCAGAGTGCCACTCTGGGGATACACAAAGCACAGAGGTGAGTCAGAACAAACCCTATACAGCGTGTACCATATACAAACAAACAACAGAGGTTAATCCCAATAACACACTCCAATGTGGAGCCTGAGGCACCCTGGAGAGTCAGTTCATAGTTATAGACCTTCTCTGCTCTCTATACCTGGCTGTTACCTCTTCTAGCTTATTCAGCTGTAATCTTCTTTAAATGAATGAGACCTTGAAGCTGTGCCAGTCTGGAATCCTCTGCCAAAAGTGCCAGAAGTGCTACTACACGAGGGAGAGTTTCAGCTTCTTGGCAGCTGACTCTTGCCGAGGTATGCAGATGTGCATTTCTCGGCCTCTCCATAGAACTAGACGAGTCTTAAATGATTATCACTTATTCTCCAATGTTAATATTAATTCTCCAGTATTACAGGTGGCCAcctcatttgctcttctttccaaCCCTCTTCCTTAGAAGAGATCATCTTGAGAGTTTGGTGACCACCAAAAGCCTACTTCAGACCTCAGTTTTATTAGCTGGAGTGaagcatttcttaaattttcttggGCTCTATAGTCTATGAGACTGTAGCAGCAAGCTGGAGAAGGACAGGAAGCCTGGAGAAAGATGTCGGTCATCTGGAGAGAATCAGAGCCTGTGGCGATACAAATCCAGGGGTCATCTGCACTAGGCCTTGGTTAGGAGAGAGTGGTGTTTGGACCTGTGCACACATGAGCTTTTCTATAAGCATAGGGGCCTGGGAAGAAAGGTAAGTCTTAAAGGAAGCTCCCTAGGTTTCTGAATCATTACAATGCTTTCATCCTACACCTCAGGTCTGTTTTCAGCTGAGGATTTGGACCCCATAGAAAGCTCACTTAATCCCCCTGTAGGTTCAGTGAAAACGTGGTACCTGAATTGGCCAGAGAAGTATATTAATGTCCCCATGGATACCCTGGGGGGAGTACATGGGGCCGCTGCCCCCAGTGGTGATGGAAAGGACTGCCTTCTTGTTCTGTAAAAGAAAAGTCATTATCTTCCACATCTCCTTGGTAACAGGAAGTTAATGAACAGCCCCAGAGAAAAGAACACACAAGTCCACCCTGTTTTTATTTAACTGAATACACTGGCTGCTCTGAGCCATGCCAGATGACTGCAGAAGTACCAGCCTGGAAGATGATCCCCAGACAGGTAGCCAGGGACAAGCCCAGGATTCCGTGTTCCTGGGTGTAGCAAATCCAGTGAAGgttatcatggaaatgcaaaatcaGTGTTGACTGCTGGTGCCTAGGTGGAGtaatttgtttcttgtttttatctgtCTCCCACAGTGCTAGGCATGTATCTAGGCATGTCATCTAGAAGGTATCAAAATATTTCTTGTGGGGAcagcctagtggcgtagtggttaagtttgcacacactgcttcagcagcccaaggttcgcgggttcagatctcaggcacagacccatacactgctcatcaagccatgctatggcagcatcccacattcaaaatagaggaagattggcacagatgttaactcaacgacaatcttcctcaccaaaaaaaaaagatgtatctTGTGTGGTACTTGGGtctctgaaaaacaaagacagactttcttttttaatttttattatggaaaatttcaaacttacacaaagaagagaaaatagtatGATGCATCCATCAGCTTTAACTCTCAGTATTTTGCCATGTGAGTTTTATCTAATTCCCTCGCCCCTATTTTtcctggagtattttaaagcaaatcctaaaCATCATGTCAAAATATCTATAAAACCTTTAGTAAGCATCTCTCACAAAGGGACCTGGAGCCTGATCTTAGGATCTAATTGTCCTCAAAACTCTGCCTCAGGACAGAATCTACCCAAAGTTCAGCTGTTAGAAAAAGCAGAACCATCTACCTACCTGGAAAGGCCCCTTCTCGTACAGGGCAGCAAATGAGTAGGCAAACTCCCCTACAAGCACTCGATCAAACCAGCCTTTCAGGATGGCAGGGACTCCAAACCACTGCAGGGGGAACTGTGGGACAGAGGACACGAGGTCAGATTGGCAGCTCCTAGCACAGAGGGCAGCTCAGCTGCTGATCATGATGTCACTGATGGGCCCTTTCTTCAGGCCTTTGTTGTTCCTTCTGGAGGAGTTAgcacatgaaagaaaacaaaattattgtcTTTGGTCAGTCAACTCAACACTCCTGCTTCTACCTAAAGATACAAATATTGGATGGGCCTGAAGAAATCCACATGAAAATAAGATTTGTTTCTATGAAATAACCTTTGGCAGCAAAGTCGAAACAGCAAGGATTGCAGACAAAGTTTGCCTCAGTGTGTGATGCCTAAATCAATATTTTCCCAAGAGCTTGCTTTAGTAGATATggtataaaaaatatgaaacacgactcagagtgaagggatggaagacaatactccaagctaatggcaaacaaaagaaagcaagtgttgccatacttccATAAAACAAATGGACATCAGGATAAAAGAGGTaatgagagacaaggaggggcagtatataatgataaaaaggacactccaccaagaagacataacacacatatatatgcacccaacacaggagcaccaaagtacataaagcaattattaacaaatgtAGAAGGAGAtattaacacaataatagtaggggatcccAACACCCCACTTAGATCAATGAATAGATATCCAGACAAAGTCAACAAGGTAATAGTGGACTTAaaggaaaaactagaccagataggctttatagacatatatagaacactccatccaaaaacagcagaattcacattctcaagtgcacatagaacattctcaagattgaccatatgttgggaaataaggcaagcctcgataaatttaaaattgaaatcatatgaagcatcttttctgaccacaatgttatgaaactagaaatcaactacaagaaaaaagctgggaaagggacaaagatgtggagactaaacaacatgctactgagcaaccaatgtgtcactgaagaaattaaaggagaaatcaaaaaatatctggagacaaaatgaaaacacaccacactaattcatatgggatgcagctaaagcggccctaaaattcatagcaatacaagaCCAccttaacaagaaaaatctcaaataagcaatcttaaattacacctaagagaattagaaaaagaaggacaaacaaagcccaaagtcagcagaaggagagaaataataaaaattggagcagaaataaatgaaattaaaacaaacaaacaaaaaaaacagtagaaaggatcaatgaaacaaagagctggttctttgagaagataaaattgacaaacccttagccagactcacaaaggaaaaaagagagaagcctcaaagaaataaaatttgaaatgaaagaagagaaattacaatgaatactacataaatacaaaggattataagaataccatgaaaactatatgccaaaaaattggacaatctagaagaaatggataaattcttagactcatacaacctcccaaaactgaatcaagaagaaagagagaatctaaatagactaatcacaagtaaagagattgaaacagtaatcaaaaaccttccaataaatgaaagtccaggaacagattgcttctctggagaattctaccaaacattcaaagaagatttaatactatccttctcaaactattccaaaaaattgaggaagacagaacacttcctaacacattctacgaggccaacaccaccatgataccaaagccagacaaggacaacacaaagaaaattacgggcaaatatcactgatgaatatagatgcaaaaatcctcaacaaaatattggcaaaccaaatacagcaatacattaaaaggatcatacatcatgatcaagtaggatttataccagggacacagggatggttcaacatctgcaaatcaatcaatgtgatagaccacattaacaaaatgaggaataaaaaccacatgatcatctcaatagacacagagaaagcatttgataagatccaacagccatttatgataaaaactctcaataaaatgagtatagacgGAAAGTACCTCGatataaaagccatatatgacaaacccacagccaacatcatagtcaatggggagaaactgaaaaccatccctctgagaagaggaacaagacaagggtgcccattctcacaCCGCACTGgcggttttggccagagcaattaggcagggaaaagaaagaaaaggaacccAAAGAGGCaatgaagtgaaactctcgctgtttgcagaaaacatgattttacatatagaaaacactaaagaatccatcggaaaactattagaaataatcaacatctacagcaaagttgcagggtacaaaatcaacttacaaaaatcagttccatttctatactcttaacaacaaactaacagaaggaaaactaaaaaatacaatcccatttacaattgcaacaaaaagaataaaatatctaggaataaatttaaccaaagaggtgaaagacctatccaatggaaactataagacattactggaagaaatcgatgatgacataaagaaatggaaagatagtccatgcacatgaatttgaagaataaacatagtaaaaatgtccatactacctaaagcaatctgcagattcaatgcaatcccaatcagaatcccaatgacattcttcacagaaataggacaaagaatcctaaaattcatatgggacaacaaaagaccctgaatacctaaagcaatcctgagaaaaaagagcaaagctggaggcatcacaatccctgactacaaaatatactacaaagctatagtaatcaaaacagcatggtactggtacaaaaacagacacacatcattggaacagaactgaaagcccagaaataaaaccacatatctacagCCAGCTactcttcaacaaaggagctaagaacatatgatggagaaaggaaggtctcttcaataaatggtgctgggaaaactggacaggcacatgcaaaagaatgaaagaagaccattatctttcgccatacaaaaaaattatctcaaaatggatcaaagatttgaacataagacctgaaaccttaaaactcctagaagaaaatatacgcagtacactctttgacatcggtcttaggaggatcttttcaaataacatgtctacttggacaaggaaaacaaaagaaaaaataaacaagtgggacttcatcagactaaagagcttctacaaggcaaaagaaaccaggatcaaaatgaaaagccaacccatcaactgggagaaaatatttgcaattcatatatcctacaaggggttaatctcccaaatatataaagaactcatgacTCAAtgaccaaaaaaacacaaacaacctaatcaaaacatgggcagatgatatgaacagacatttttccaatacaaatcaaaactacattaagggggccggcccggtggcacagagttaagtgcgcacgttctgcttaggtggctcagggttcaccggtttggatcccaggtgcggacgtggcaccgtttgtcagtccatgctgtggcaggcatcccacgtataaagtagaagatgggcacagatgttagctcagggccagtcttcctcagcaaaaagaggagggttggcagcagatgttagctcagggctaatcttcctcaaaaaaaaaaaaaaagctacactaagatactCCCTACACCCATTAtaatagctataatcaccaagaaaaaaaaaataacaaatgttggagagtgtggagaaaagggaaccctcatacactggtgatgggaatgcaaactggtgcagccactgtggaaaacagtatggagatgtctcaaaaaattgaaaacagaaatactatatgacccagctatcccactactgggtatttatccaaagaacttgaaatcaacaattgaaagagactcatgcatccctatgttcactgcagcatta of the Equus quagga isolate Etosha38 chromosome 13, UCLA_HA_Equagga_1.0, whole genome shotgun sequence genome contains:
- the NQO1 gene encoding NAD(P)H dehydrogenase [quinone] 1, which translates into the protein MAARKALIVLAHSERTSFNYAMKEAAVETLKRKGWEVAESDLYAMNFNPLISRKDISGKLKDPENFQYAVESTLAYKEGRLSPDIVAEQKKLAAADLVIFQFPLQWFGVPAILKGWFDRVLVGEFAYSFAALYEKGPFQNKKAVLSITTGGSGPMYSPQGIHGDINILLWPIQSGTLHFCGFQVLEPQLTYSVLYLPKDTRIQILEGWKKRLENIWNETPLYFSPSSLFDLDFQAGFLLKKEVQEKQKNSKFGLSVGHHLGKSIPTDDQIKARK